From one Planktothrix agardhii NIES-204 genomic stretch:
- a CDS encoding Delta(12)-fatty acid dehydrogenase: protein MFAIQFGVKTQLGTTHSDSITISVQSSNKSNQATISASSATKKSELPFTLQDIRAAIPAQCFEPSVWKSLSYFFIDISIIAGLYFIAYKLDSWLFFPIFWVMQGTMFWALFVVGHDCGHGSFSKIKWLNNLIGHLSHIPILVPYHGWRISHRTHHANTGNIDTDESWHPVTESKFNQMVWYEKLLPFYIPLVAYPVYLFRSSSPLRKGSHFLPSSPMFKKSEKWDVITSTSLMIVMVGFLGFITYQFGWLFFLKYYFMPYFVFVMWLDLVTYLHHTEADIPWYRGEDWYFLKGALSTIDRDYGFINPIHHNIGTHVAHHIFLNMPHYHLKTATEAIKPLLGDYYHCSDEPIWKSFIQSYWSCHFVPDNGSKVYYQSGWKADKTVD from the coding sequence ATGTTTGCGATTCAGTTTGGGGTAAAAACACAACTGGGGACTACTCACTCAGATTCAATCACAATATCTGTGCAATCATCCAATAAGTCTAACCAAGCCACGATTAGTGCCTCATCAGCAACCAAGAAATCAGAGTTACCCTTTACTCTCCAAGATATCAGGGCGGCAATTCCTGCCCAGTGTTTTGAACCCTCGGTCTGGAAATCTCTGAGTTACTTCTTTATTGATATTTCGATCATCGCAGGTCTGTATTTTATCGCCTATAAACTCGATTCTTGGCTGTTTTTCCCCATTTTTTGGGTGATGCAAGGAACGATGTTTTGGGCGTTATTTGTTGTGGGCCATGATTGCGGTCATGGGTCTTTCTCCAAAATCAAATGGCTAAATAACTTAATTGGCCATTTGTCCCATATTCCGATTCTAGTTCCCTATCACGGTTGGCGCATCAGCCATAGAACCCATCACGCCAATACCGGAAATATTGATACCGATGAAAGTTGGCATCCGGTGACGGAAAGTAAGTTCAATCAGATGGTTTGGTATGAAAAGCTGTTGCCCTTTTATATCCCCTTAGTCGCCTATCCGGTTTATCTGTTCCGTAGTTCTTCTCCCCTTCGTAAAGGCTCTCACTTTTTACCGAGTAGCCCTATGTTTAAAAAGTCAGAAAAATGGGATGTTATTACCAGTACATCTTTGATGATCGTGATGGTAGGCTTTTTAGGGTTTATAACCTATCAGTTTGGATGGTTGTTCTTTCTAAAATACTATTTCATGCCCTATTTCGTGTTTGTGATGTGGCTAGATTTAGTTACTTACTTACATCATACTGAGGCTGATATTCCCTGGTATCGAGGAGAAGATTGGTATTTCCTGAAAGGGGCTTTATCAACTATTGACCGAGATTATGGCTTTATTAATCCCATTCATCATAATATCGGAACTCACGTTGCTCATCACATTTTCTTGAATATGCCCCACTATCATTTAAAAACAGCAACGGAAGCAATTAAACCCCTACTGGGTGACTATTATCATTGTTCTGATGAACCGATTTGGAAAAGTTTTATTCAATCCTACTGGTCTTGTCATTTTGTTCCTGATAACGGGTCAAAAGTCTATTATCAATCAGGTTGGAAAGCTGACAAAACCGTTGATTAA
- a CDS encoding lipolytic enzyme, G-D-S-L — MQAAINPTLANLSIVPQRQPLKVVVLGDSLVYGFGDPEGGGWVERLRRQWMSPESVGPILYNLGVRGNRVIQVCDRLDQELRHRGELRNRLPDVSIFSVGLNDSARVQSFQGRNYTEFDHFETTLNHLLDQAEKMCQVVFVGMVPVDESKMPFQGCLYYTLADQFRYKDATRLACLDRNIPYLDLLEIWTDRGEHWWKSRLCSDGLHPNVAGYEALLQDIQHWEPIQKLAD; from the coding sequence ATGCAAGCAGCGATCAATCCCACCCTAGCTAATTTGTCTATTGTGCCCCAACGTCAGCCTCTGAAAGTCGTGGTGTTAGGAGATAGTCTCGTCTATGGATTTGGTGATCCTGAAGGGGGCGGCTGGGTGGAACGACTGCGGCGTCAATGGATGTCACCGGAGAGCGTTGGCCCGATTCTCTACAATTTGGGGGTACGGGGAAATCGGGTGATTCAAGTTTGCGATCGCCTTGACCAAGAATTGCGCCATCGCGGAGAATTACGCAACCGTTTACCGGATGTGAGTATTTTTTCTGTGGGATTAAATGATTCGGCGCGGGTACAATCGTTTCAAGGTCGCAATTACACGGAATTTGATCATTTTGAAACTACCCTAAATCATTTATTAGATCAAGCTGAAAAAATGTGTCAGGTTGTGTTTGTGGGAATGGTTCCAGTTGATGAAAGTAAAATGCCCTTTCAGGGCTGTTTATATTATACTTTAGCCGATCAATTTCGCTACAAAGATGCCACTCGTCTCGCCTGTTTAGATCGCAATATTCCCTATTTAGATTTATTAGAAATTTGGACAGATCGAGGGGAACATTGGTGGAAATCTCGGTTATGTTCTGATGGTTTACACCCCAATGTTGCTGGATATGAGGCGTTGTTACAGGACATTCAACACTGGGAACCTATCCAGAAATTAGCCGATTAA
- a CDS encoding maltose transacetylase — protein sequence MLISMDNKPQTEQEKMLAGELYLGNDPELVLGRKRASKLTRLYNSTTEDELETRQLILLELFDKIGNNLFITPPFYCDYGCYIKLGNNVYMNFNCIILDCNYVEIGDNVLLAPNVQIYAAYHPIDPALRLTGKELAAPIKIGDNVWIGGGAIICPGVEIGDNTTIGAGSVVVDNIPPRVLAAGNPCRVIRNL from the coding sequence ATGCTGATTAGTATGGACAATAAACCTCAAACAGAACAGGAAAAAATGCTGGCGGGAGAATTATATCTCGGCAACGATCCAGAGTTAGTTTTAGGACGGAAACGTGCTTCCAAACTCACTCGTTTATATAATAGTACCACAGAAGATGAGTTAGAAACTCGTCAATTAATTCTCTTGGAATTATTCGATAAAATCGGAAATAATCTGTTCATCACTCCCCCATTTTATTGTGATTATGGCTGTTATATTAAACTGGGGAATAATGTTTACATGAACTTTAACTGTATTATCTTAGACTGCAATTATGTTGAAATTGGGGATAATGTTTTATTAGCGCCTAACGTTCAAATTTATGCCGCCTATCATCCAATTGATCCCGCATTACGCCTAACCGGAAAAGAATTAGCAGCACCGATTAAAATAGGTGATAATGTTTGGATTGGCGGCGGTGCAATTATCTGTCCAGGCGTAGAAATTGGTGATAATACCACCATTGGCGCAGGAAGTGTGGTGGTTGATAATATTCCTCCTAGAGTTCTAGCAGCCGGGAATCCTTGTCGGGTGATTCGGAATTTATAG
- a CDS encoding putative ABC transporter solute-binding protein has translation MKTKLATITLSLILSVLFPLQSFAGTVLEDIKRTGVLKAGVRQDAPPLGFVTSDGKWEGYCIELMDLLGERLQKQLKLSKPIEVQLIPSNLQNREQLVREGKVHLECGPNTILRNPEPGITYSDRFLATGVHLLVRPDNQSYIQPSGALEAISIGVLPASLTQQFISSRYSLAKVVEYPGVDGRKNAAEDVVQGRLNAFASDGLLLIGEVLRNPEIKPQDYALIPKEPLTCEFYGMILPAGDMSWINTVNSLILVEETVNILTGLYGKDSDYVKTLEAAHNKCLQ, from the coding sequence ATGAAAACCAAACTTGCGACTATTACATTAAGTCTGATTTTATCGGTACTTTTCCCTTTACAAAGTTTTGCGGGAACCGTTTTAGAAGACATTAAAAGAACCGGAGTTTTAAAAGCAGGAGTCCGACAAGATGCACCCCCATTAGGATTTGTTACATCCGATGGAAAGTGGGAAGGATATTGTATTGAATTAATGGATTTATTAGGAGAAAGATTGCAAAAACAGTTAAAATTAAGTAAACCCATAGAGGTACAATTAATTCCTTCAAATTTACAAAATCGCGAACAATTAGTCAGGGAAGGAAAAGTTCATTTAGAATGTGGCCCTAATACAATTTTGAGGAATCCAGAACCAGGTATTACTTATTCTGATCGGTTTTTAGCCACGGGAGTTCACTTATTAGTTAGACCGGATAATCAATCTTATATTCAACCATCGGGAGCTTTAGAAGCTATTTCCATTGGAGTTTTACCTGCATCCTTAACCCAACAGTTTATTAGCAGTCGCTATTCCTTAGCAAAAGTTGTAGAATACCCAGGAGTTGATGGTCGAAAAAATGCCGCCGAAGATGTAGTTCAAGGTCGTTTAAATGCCTTCGCTAGTGATGGATTATTATTAATTGGAGAAGTGCTCAGAAATCCAGAAATAAAACCTCAAGATTACGCTTTAATTCCCAAAGAACCCTTAACCTGTGAATTTTATGGAATGATTCTCCCCGCCGGAGATATGTCTTGGATTAATACGGTAAATTCCTTGATCTTAGTCGAAGAAACAGTTAATATTTTAACGGGATTATACGGAAAAGATTCAGACTATGTAAAAACCCTCGAAGCGGCTCATAATAAATGTTTACAATAA
- a CDS encoding WD-40 repeat protein yields the protein MINSAYQIGGSLAQDAPTYVVRKADFDLYSQLQQGHFCYVLNSRQMGKSSLLVKTRYRLQQEGFQCATLDMTRIGSEMVTEQQWYKGIVTELWRGFNLLGKFNLKNWWKEQSEVSVIQRISNFIEDILLVEFPGQKLIIFVDEIDSILSLNFKVDDFFALIRFCYNQRAINPEYNRISFALFGVATPSALISDRTRTPFNIGKAIELSGFTLNEVQPLIEGLEPKITNAKAIMQEIIAWTGGQPFLTQKICQLVINFTEKTINQILIIPPGTEGFWVESLVRSQIIYKWESQDEPEHLKTIRNRIQNNPDHIGRILGIYQDILRNLEVLTDDSNEQSELILSGLVIKYTGFLRVKNRIYQEVFDLDWVNQQLRNLRPYSQGFDAWIESQQQDSSRLLRGQALKEAQNWSSGRSISDLDYQFLAKSEELDRQEVQKSLEAARMLEVEARLTEEKKTAKLQRFLLISVSSALVITIILGLISGFQYHQARVNEHQAKINEVKAINQSSESLFALNQRFEALIQSMIAYRKLQTLSDVDTKIHQNVQLTLQKAVYGIQEYNQLLGHTSIIHAVEFSPKGDLIASGSQDKTIKLWKPDGTLLKTLIGHQDGVLNVAFSPRQPLLASTSYDKTIKLWNTNGLLVKTLTGHRDAVMAVSFSPTEDKLVSSSFDQTIKLWTTEGKLLKTIAAHPNKIKTVVFSPDGQRFASGSADNTVKIWTSDGTLLKTLTGHQDEIMSVAWSPDGETLASASRDKTVKLWSREGLLVNTLGPFYDAVWTLAFSPNQKFLAAGIRNKEVRLWRKDVKTSVYTPYKTLLGHNGEISDIVFSPNSQMIASASWDNSIKLWKVKDYLVTRLIDHQEGIWGIAFSPDGQTIASSSLDKTIKLWTKQGKLLQTLTGQDSWVNQVEFSSNGQWLASAYLNGTIQLWKKAENGTFITHPNQTLLGHQQGVWGIKFTPDNQSIISGSWDKTARIWGIDGTLRQTFKGHNGQVWSIAIQPEGKWIASSSDDNTIKLWKFNGQLLQTLTGHQDGIWGLALSPDGQILASASRDETIKLWRWSPRIKSFIYENTLKGHTATVMAVAFSPDQKLLASASQDKTIKLWKLDGTLVKTLNGHNNEVYNLKFSPDGKTLASVSENKTVILWNLDRVLNLNEFAYACNWIKDYLKTNSQLSPEDRILCQ from the coding sequence ATGATTAATTCTGCCTATCAAATTGGGGGAAGTTTAGCTCAAGATGCTCCGACTTATGTAGTCAGAAAAGCGGATTTCGATCTGTATTCTCAATTACAACAGGGGCATTTTTGTTATGTTTTAAATTCTCGGCAAATGGGGAAATCTTCTCTGTTAGTTAAAACTCGTTATCGTTTACAACAAGAAGGTTTTCAGTGTGCGACCTTGGATATGACTCGCATTGGTAGCGAAATGGTGACGGAACAACAATGGTATAAAGGAATAGTTACTGAATTATGGCGCGGATTTAATCTTTTAGGTAAATTTAATTTAAAAAATTGGTGGAAAGAACAATCGGAAGTTTCTGTGATTCAACGTATTAGTAATTTTATAGAAGATATTTTATTGGTTGAATTTCCTGGTCAAAAATTAATTATTTTTGTTGATGAAATTGATAGTATTTTAAGTTTAAATTTTAAAGTAGATGATTTTTTTGCTTTAATTCGTTTTTGTTATAATCAACGGGCAATTAATCCTGAATATAACCGGATTAGCTTTGCCTTATTTGGAGTTGCTACCCCTTCAGCTTTAATTTCCGATCGCACTCGTACCCCCTTTAATATCGGAAAAGCCATTGAATTATCGGGTTTTACCCTGAATGAAGTTCAACCTTTAATTGAAGGTTTGGAGCCAAAAATTACTAATGCTAAAGCCATTATGCAAGAAATTATCGCTTGGACAGGAGGACAACCTTTTTTAACACAAAAAATATGTCAATTGGTGATAAATTTTACCGAAAAAACAATTAATCAAATATTAATTATTCCCCCCGGAACCGAAGGATTTTGGGTAGAATCATTGGTGCGATCGCAGATTATTTATAAATGGGAATCTCAAGATGAACCCGAACATTTAAAAACCATTCGTAACCGAATTCAAAATAACCCCGATCATATCGGCAGAATTTTAGGAATCTATCAAGATATTCTGCGAAATTTAGAAGTTTTAACCGATGATAGTAACGAACAATCAGAACTAATATTATCCGGTTTAGTGATCAAATATACCGGGTTTCTGCGGGTAAAAAATCGGATTTATCAAGAAGTCTTTGATTTAGATTGGGTTAACCAACAATTGAGGAACCTGCGACCCTATTCTCAAGGCTTTGATGCTTGGATAGAATCTCAACAACAAGATAGTTCTCGACTATTACGGGGACAGGCCTTAAAAGAAGCCCAAAATTGGTCAAGTGGTCGCAGTATTAGTGATTTAGATTATCAATTTTTAGCTAAAAGTGAAGAATTAGATCGGCAAGAAGTTCAAAAATCCTTAGAAGCTGCCAGAATGCTGGAAGTAGAAGCCCGACTAACCGAAGAAAAAAAGACCGCAAAACTGCAAAGATTTTTACTTATATCTGTTAGTAGTGCCCTAGTTATTACCATTATATTAGGTCTAATCTCAGGGTTTCAATATCATCAAGCTAGGGTGAATGAACACCAGGCAAAAATCAACGAAGTTAAAGCTATAAATCAATCATCTGAGTCCTTATTTGCTTTAAATCAAAGGTTTGAAGCCTTAATTCAATCCATGATAGCCTATCGAAAATTGCAAACCCTATCGGATGTGGATACAAAAATTCACCAGAATGTACAATTGACATTGCAAAAAGCGGTTTATGGGATTCAAGAATATAACCAACTGTTGGGGCATACCAGTATTATTCATGCGGTAGAATTTAGCCCCAAAGGAGATTTAATTGCTTCTGGGAGTCAGGATAAAACCATTAAACTTTGGAAACCAGATGGCACACTATTGAAAACTCTGATCGGACATCAGGATGGAGTTCTTAACGTTGCCTTCAGTCCCCGTCAACCCCTTCTCGCCTCAACCAGTTACGATAAAACTATTAAACTCTGGAATACCAATGGTTTATTAGTTAAAACCCTGACCGGACATCGGGATGCGGTCATGGCGGTAAGTTTCAGCCCGACTGAGGATAAACTCGTTTCTTCCAGTTTTGATCAAACCATTAAATTATGGACAACAGAGGGAAAACTCTTAAAAACCATCGCCGCCCATCCCAACAAAATTAAAACCGTTGTCTTTAGTCCCGATGGTCAGAGATTTGCCTCTGGGAGTGCCGATAATACGGTTAAAATTTGGACATCCGATGGCACACTATTAAAAACCCTGACCGGACATCAAGATGAAATTATGTCGGTGGCTTGGAGTCCCGATGGTGAAACCCTGGCCTCCGCTAGTCGAGATAAAACGGTTAAATTGTGGAGTCGGGAAGGGCTGTTAGTCAATACATTAGGCCCCTTTTATGATGCAGTTTGGACTCTAGCATTTAGTCCCAATCAGAAATTTTTAGCGGCGGGAATACGAAATAAAGAAGTACGACTCTGGCGAAAAGATGTCAAGACTTCTGTTTATACTCCTTATAAAACTTTATTAGGACATAATGGAGAAATAAGTGATATTGTCTTTAGTCCCAATAGTCAAATGATCGCTTCAGCAAGTTGGGATAACAGTATTAAACTTTGGAAAGTCAAAGATTATTTAGTCACTCGGTTAATCGATCATCAAGAAGGCATTTGGGGAATCGCCTTTAGTCCCGATGGTCAAACCATTGCTTCATCATCCTTAGATAAGACAATTAAACTCTGGACAAAACAGGGGAAATTATTACAAACCCTTACAGGACAAGACTCGTGGGTTAATCAGGTTGAGTTTAGTTCCAATGGTCAATGGTTAGCCTCAGCCTACTTAAATGGGACGATTCAACTTTGGAAAAAAGCTGAAAATGGAACCTTTATTACCCATCCCAATCAAACCCTATTAGGACATCAACAGGGGGTTTGGGGGATAAAATTTACCCCCGATAATCAATCAATTATTTCTGGAAGTTGGGATAAAACCGCTAGAATTTGGGGAATTGATGGAACACTCCGCCAAACTTTTAAGGGTCATAATGGTCAAGTTTGGAGCATTGCCATTCAGCCAGAGGGTAAATGGATTGCTTCAAGTTCCGATGATAATACGATAAAACTCTGGAAATTCAACGGTCAACTGCTACAAACATTAACTGGTCATCAAGATGGGATTTGGGGACTAGCTTTGAGTCCTGATGGACAAATTTTAGCCTCCGCCAGTCGAGACGAAACCATAAAATTATGGCGTTGGAGCCCTAGGATTAAATCCTTTATTTATGAAAATACCTTGAAGGGACACACCGCAACCGTGATGGCCGTCGCCTTCAGTCCTGACCAAAAATTATTAGCATCAGCCAGTCAGGATAAAACGATTAAACTTTGGAAACTCGATGGCACTTTAGTTAAAACTTTGAATGGTCATAATAATGAAGTTTATAATCTTAAATTTAGTCCCGATGGTAAAACTTTGGCTTCCGTTAGTGAAAATAAAACGGTGATATTATGGAATTTAGATCGAGTTTTAAATTTGAATGAATTCGCCTATGCTTGTAACTGGATAAAGGATTATTTAAAAACTAATTCCCAACTAAGTCCCGAAGATCGAATATTATGTCAGTAG
- the lpdA gene encoding dihydrolipoamide dehydrogenase, protein MDYDLVIIGAGVGGHGAAIHAVGCGLKTAIIEAADMGGTCVNRGCIPSKALLAASGRVRELHNTHHLKNLGIQLGQVSFDREQIANHADNIVTKLRGDLTNSLKRLGVDVIQGWGKIAGANKVTVETTNGEKTITAKDIILAPGSVPFVPPGITIDHQTVFTSDDAVKLASLPQWIAIIGSGYIGLEFSDIYTALGCEVTMIEALDQLMPTFDPDIAKLAQRVLINPRDIETKVGKLALKVTPGSPVIIELADTKTKEVEEVLEVDACLVATGRIPVSKNLGLESVNVEPIRGGFIPTNDHLEVLSGGEPVPHLWAIGDATGKMMLAHTASAQGVAVVETICGRPRAVDYRSIPAAAFTHPEISYVGLTEPAAKELGQTEGFEIATVKTYFKGNSKAIAEGETEGMAKVIYRKDTGEILGVHIFGLHASDLIQEAANAMYHRQSVHDLVFSVHTHPTLSEVLDEAYKRAVFSVGGH, encoded by the coding sequence ATGGATTACGATTTAGTGATTATTGGTGCGGGAGTGGGCGGACATGGTGCTGCTATCCACGCCGTCGGTTGTGGCTTGAAAACCGCAATTATTGAGGCGGCGGACATGGGGGGAACTTGTGTTAACCGAGGCTGTATTCCCTCTAAAGCGTTATTAGCGGCGTCGGGACGGGTCAGAGAATTACATAATACCCATCACTTAAAAAATTTAGGGATTCAGTTAGGACAAGTCAGTTTTGATCGTGAACAAATTGCTAACCATGCTGATAATATTGTCACTAAACTTCGGGGTGACTTGACTAATAGTTTGAAGCGGTTAGGGGTTGATGTAATTCAAGGTTGGGGTAAAATTGCCGGGGCGAATAAAGTTACCGTTGAAACTACTAACGGAGAAAAAACAATTACCGCTAAAGATATTATTTTAGCACCGGGTTCTGTGCCTTTTGTTCCCCCAGGAATTACGATTGATCATCAAACAGTTTTTACCAGTGATGATGCGGTTAAATTAGCATCCCTACCCCAATGGATTGCGATTATTGGAAGTGGCTATATCGGATTAGAATTTTCTGATATTTATACGGCTTTAGGTTGTGAAGTTACCATGATTGAAGCCTTAGATCAATTAATGCCAACTTTTGATCCTGATATTGCTAAATTAGCTCAACGGGTTTTAATTAATCCCAGGGATATTGAAACTAAAGTCGGAAAATTAGCCTTAAAAGTAACGCCTGGTTCTCCGGTTATTATTGAGTTAGCCGATACCAAAACTAAAGAAGTAGAAGAAGTACTAGAAGTGGATGCTTGTTTGGTTGCTACCGGGCGGATTCCGGTGAGTAAAAATTTAGGTTTAGAATCGGTGAATGTTGAACCTATTCGGGGCGGTTTTATTCCTACAAATGATCATTTAGAGGTATTGTCTGGAGGCGAACCTGTTCCCCATTTATGGGCGATTGGAGATGCGACGGGTAAAATGATGTTAGCCCATACCGCATCCGCCCAGGGAGTAGCCGTTGTAGAGACTATTTGCGGACGTCCTCGCGCCGTAGATTATCGTAGTATTCCGGCGGCTGCTTTTACCCATCCTGAAATTAGTTATGTGGGTTTAACTGAACCTGCTGCAAAGGAATTAGGACAAACAGAAGGGTTTGAAATTGCAACGGTAAAAACCTATTTTAAGGGTAATTCTAAAGCAATTGCGGAGGGAGAAACCGAAGGTATGGCTAAAGTGATTTATCGGAAAGATACGGGGGAAATTTTAGGAGTTCATATCTTTGGTCTTCATGCTTCTGATTTAATTCAAGAAGCGGCAAATGCTATGTATCACCGTCAATCTGTCCATGATTTAGTCTTCTCAGTTCATACCCATCCTACCCTTTCAGAAGTGCTTGATGAAGCCTACAAACGGGCTGTTTTTAGTGTGGGGGGTCATTAG
- a CDS encoding hypothetical protein (protein of unknown function DUF820), whose product MFIVDHEPANLQRLEQPEEFDDIIFPPSDLWSEEPPVESDLHRRQIDLLIHLLEWWWRNRQDFYVSGNLTIYFNPNQKKSQDFRGPDFFVVLDTERKPRRSWMIWEEGKYPNIIIELLSPSTAEIDKGLKKQLYQDNFRTFDYFWFDPDTLELAGFHLVEGKYQPLEPNSQGWLWSQQLELFLGVYNSQLRFFTSDGQLLPTPEEAAIAAETLLAKYREQFGELP is encoded by the coding sequence ATGTTTATTGTTGATCACGAACCCGCTAACCTTCAAAGATTAGAACAACCAGAAGAGTTTGATGATATTATATTTCCACCTAGTGATTTATGGAGTGAGGAACCTCCCGTGGAAAGTGATTTACACCGCAGACAAATTGATCTCCTGATTCATCTTTTAGAGTGGTGGTGGCGAAACCGTCAAGATTTTTATGTTTCTGGAAATTTAACTATCTATTTTAACCCGAATCAAAAAAAATCACAGGATTTTAGAGGGCCAGATTTCTTTGTAGTTTTAGACACAGAACGCAAACCCAGACGCAGTTGGATGATTTGGGAAGAAGGCAAATATCCTAATATTATTATTGAACTTTTATCTCCATCCACGGCAGAAATTGATAAAGGATTAAAAAAACAACTCTATCAAGATAACTTTCGCACCTTTGATTATTTTTGGTTTGATCCTGATACCTTAGAATTAGCCGGATTTCATTTAGTTGAGGGTAAATATCAACCCCTTGAACCTAATTCTCAAGGATGGTTATGGAGTCAACAATTAGAATTATTTTTAGGTGTTTATAACTCCCAATTGCGTTTTTTCACCTCAGACGGTCAACTCCTCCCCACTCCCGAAGAAGCAGCAATAGCAGCAGAAACACTATTAGCAAAATATCGAGAACAATTTGGGGAGTTACCCTAA